From the genome of Deinococcus malanensis:
CTGCCGGGGTGCCCATCGCGTCCAGGACAGTCCGCGTAAACGTCCGTGTATCTGCCCGTCCGCCCAGGTCACGGGTGGGGTGCTCGCGCAGGGCCAGGGCTACGGCCCGGTCCACGACATTCGCGGCGTCGCCCCGCTGCAGGCCATGGCGCAGCATCATGCCGACGCTCATGATGGCCGCGGCCGGGTTGGCGATTCCCTGGCCAGAAATATCAGGGGCACTGCCGTGGATCGGTTCGAAGAGTCCTGTTCCATCCCCCAGGGACGCACTGGGCATCAGACCCAGGCTGCCGGGAATGACAGCCGCGAGATCCGACAGAATGTCCCCAAACAGATTTTCCGTGACGATGACGTCGTAGCGGCCCGGATTGGCCACGATCAGCATGGCGACACTGTCCACGTATTCATGGTTGAGGTGAATGCTGCGGTACTCGCGGTCACGCAGGGCCTGGACGTCGCGGCGCCACAGCTCGGAAACCTCCAGCACGTTGGCCTTGTCCACACTGGTCACGCGCCCCTTGCGCTGCTCGGCCGCCCAGAAGGCCACCTTGGCCACGCGTTCCACCTCGGCGGTGGTGTAGCGCATGGTGTTGTAGGCAGTGTCGCCTTCAATCTTGCGGTCCCCGTCGAAGTAAATGCCCCCGAGCAGTTCACGCACGATCAGGATGTCCACGCCACGGGCCAGTTCGGGCTTGAGGGGACTCAGGTGTTCCAGCCCTGGCTGAACCCGGACCGGGCGCAGATTGGCATAACAGCCCAGCATCTTGCGTAGGGCCAGCAGACCGGACTCGGGACGCAGGTGACGGGGCAGAGTGTTCCAGGGGCTGTTGTGCGCGCCACCTACAGTGCCCAGCAGCGCTGCGTCGGCATCCTCCAGGGCATCACGGGTCCGCTGCGGCAGGGGATCGCCATATGTGTCGTAGGCGCCTCCGCCAATGGCGTGCTCCTCGATGGTGACGTCCGGCGCCACCTCGCGCAGAACTTCCACCGCAGCTGCAGTTACTTCCGGGCCGATTCCATCTCCGGGCAGCGTCACGATCTTAGGCATGGGCATTCTCCTTTCTGGGCTGAGTGGAGGGTGCAGAACCAGCGTCCGCCGGTGCCTGGGCGCGCATGTACTCCAGCCAGCCGCCGGCTTTCTGCACGTCCAGGGCGAACTGCGGCACCGGAACGAAGGTCAGGGTCTGGCCACTGCGCAGGTTGGTGATGGTACCGCCCTTCAGGTCCAGGTTGGCCTCGTCGCCGTCCTGGAAGGCCTCCACGATGCCCTCGCATTCCAGAGCCAGGAAACCGTTGTTGATGGAGTTGCGGTAGTAGATTCTGGCAAAGTTGGGGGCAATCACGGCGCCCACCCCCGCGCCGCGCAGGGCCCACACGGCATGCTCCCGGCTGGAGCCGCAACCGAAGTCTGCCCCTGCCACGATGATGTCGCCCGGCTGGACCCGCTTGGCGAAGTCGCGGTCGTAGTCCTCCATGGCGTAGGGGGCCAGTTCGGCCTCGATGTCCGAGGTCAGGTGACGGGCAGGAATGATCTCGTCGGTATTGATGTGATCGCGGGCAAACACGTGCACTCTGGGCATAGGGCTCCTTGGGGCTTAGTTGGCGGCGTTTCCGGCTGCGAAGGGCCGGAGTTCTTCGGGGATTTCCTCGTCGTACAGGTCGCGCCACTGGGTGCCGTCGAAGGTGATTTCCGATTCCATGAAGGTCTGGGCCAGCGGGTCCGGGTCGCTGAGGGCATCAAGGGGAATGTCGAGGCGCACCGCCAGCGGCACGGGTAGGGCAGCATCCTCAGGGATGGTGAGCTCGTGGTCGAAGGTGGAGCGCAGCAGCTCACTGGTCCAGGCGGCCCAGGAATCCTGGTTTCCCGCTCCGGTGGATTCACGCAGGTCGGTGCGCAGGTGCTCGGCGTGCTCGTCGGGAATGGCCCCATCTTCCCATTCCACATGGCCGTCGGCATGCACCGTAACCGAGGCGGTTTCCACATCGAAGAACTGGGCCAGCTCAGGATGAAGTTCATCTTCCTGCCCCTCCCCGTCCGGATCGCCGTAAGGATGCCACAGCTCTCCGTCCAGCGAGTAGGTCGACTTTTCGGTGTTGGGATGGAACTCAACATTGCCGTGTGTGGCAAAGGCCAGGCTGAGCGGTGAGTGCAGCGGCGCCGGCCGCCGCAGATCCAGCACGAGCCGGCGCGCGACAGGCACCGGGCCATCTTCGTCCTGCTCAAGCAGGTCATGGTGTGTACTTGACCACAGCTCCGGCGTGTCGCCGTGCCATTCGCGTGCCACTCCTTCCAGCGCCTCCAGCAGGTCATCCGGTGGTTCCGGTGTGACGTCGATCCGCCCCTCCGCCCACTGCTCGACCAGAAACGTGGCCACGAGTTCTCCCTGCAGGTTCAGGGCCGGGTGCTGCAACAGATATTCCAGGGCGCGGCGCGGGTCGGTATGGGCCGGAAAGCTGTCCCAGCGCTGGCCATCGAAAGAATGCCGCTGCTCGCGCAGGCGGACGCTGCCCCCTTCGACCGGGAAGGACATGCCGGTGCCTTCGGTCGCCGCCTTCCCCAGCACCAGATCGCCGCTGAAGCGCCGCAGCGGCGGCACGGGAATGGCCTGTACATCCTCGGCGGTCTCCAGGAACCGGTCGGGACGGCCGGCCATCACGTAGGACGTGCGGTACTCGCTGTCCCAGGCCGCGCCGTAAGGCTGTGAGACCTTGAGAGCGCCCTCGATCAGGTCGCGCAACGCGGCGTCCTGTGGCACGCGGGTAAAGGTGACGGCTCCGTCGGCGTCCATGTGCGCCTCGAAAGCGTGCACCTCGGGCATCAGGCCCAGTTGTTTGCGGCGTTTGGCTTCACCCATAAGCGTCAGTATCCCAGAGTCGGCATGAGGCGCGGGTCAGTCGGCCGCCTCGCCGTTGTATTCGCGCGGATCGCTGATAAAGCCAGAAACCGCGCTCGCCGCCACCGTGGCCGGACTGGCGAGGTAAATCTGCGCCGAGGGGTCTCCCATGCGGCCTACAAAGTTGCGGTTGGAACTGGAAATGCATACGTCGTCCGGTCCCAGGACGCCACTGTGCATGCCCAGGCAGGCGCCGCAGCTGGGGTAGCTCACACTGGCCCCGGCATCCACGAAAATTTCCATCAACCCTTCCTGGGCGGCCTGCTTCCAGATCGCCTGGGTGGCCGGCACGACGATCATCTGTACGCCGTCGGCCACCTTACGGCCCTTGAGAATCCGGGCAACTTCACGCAGATCACCAATACGGCCGTTGGTGCAACTGCCCACGTAGGCATGGGTCACCGCGATCCGGTCACTGCCGGCCACCCGACCGTTGCTGGGAATGTGCGGGTAGGCCACGGTGGGCTCAACCACCGAAGCATCGATGTTGATGACCACCTTGTATTCCGCGTCAGGGTCACTGGCGTATTCGGTGTACTCGCCGGGCTGGACGCCTCGCTGCTGCAGATAGGAACGGGTCGTGTCGTCCACAGCCACGATGCCGGTCTTCCCGCCGGCCTCGATGGCCATATTGGTCAGGGTGAAGCGCCCTTCCATATCCAGCCGGTCGATGTACTCCCCGACCCACTCCATGACGAGGTAATTCGCGCCGTCCGCGCCAATTCGCTTGATGACTTCCAGAACGATGTCCTTGGGGGTTACGCCCGGCTGTGTCTGACCTGTAACACGAATCAGCATGGTCTCGGGCACCTTGAACCAGACCTTGCCGGCGTAGATGGCGCCGGCCAGGTCCGTGCTGCCGACTCCGGTGGCAAACATGCCCAGGGCACCCGCGTTACAGGTGTGGCTGTCACCGCTGACCAGGGTCTGCCCGGGGCGCACCAGCCCGGTGTTCTCCAGCACCACATGTGCAATCCCGCCGCGTCCCACGTCATAGAAGTGCTTGATGCCCTTCTCCTGAACCCAGGACTTGAGCTTCTGGTACATCTTGGCGGCCTTGATGTTCATGGCGGGCACGCTGTGGTCCGGCACCGCCATGATCTGGTCCGGGTTGAACACCTGATCCATGCCCCGCTCCTCGAGCATTCGGAGCGCAGCCGGCGTGGTGATCTCGTGGCACAGCACCCAGTCCGTGGCACATTCGATCAGCTGTCCGGGGACTACCTGATCGTGCCCGCTGTGAGCCGCCAGGATTTTTTCCGCAATTGTCATTCCCATACTGGTGCACTTCCTTTCCGTGGAGAGCGGGGCGTTCAAGAACGTGCCCCCGAAACCACTGGGCTTCGGGGGCACGTGCAGAACGCGGGGTCAGCGCTCAACGCCCCCAGCGAAGAAGAAGGCCCTCCTGGGCTTTCCTTTCTGGCAACGGCGCGTTGAACATGACGGCAGTGTAGGTTGCAGAAAACTGGTCAGGGCAGGGACGTGTAGACGGGTGGGCCAGGATGCAATATCCCCAATGGCGCCAGCAAATCTGCTGGAAGTGTCCGTCGTTTAACATTAGAATCCTGAATGTTTATGAAGATGCTCCCTTTATCGGCTGCGACGCTTGGCCTGACCGTTCTTCTTACTGCTTGCCCCGGCCCCACCCCGACACCCGAGGTGACTCACTCGCTAACGGTTGCACTTTCGGGGGCAAGTGGCGCTCCAGTTAAAGTGACCAACACATCTACGGGCCTTCTGCTCTTTAATGACATGCTCTCTGGCAGCAAGACGTTTACGGGGCTGAAAGCCGGCAGTGTGCTTAGCGTTGAAGGAGGAGCAGTCAATAACTTTACGGCTCCTTCTGCTCAAAACGTCACACTGGATGCGGACAAAACGGTCACGCTGACCTATCAACCATTGGTGGGAAGCGCACTTAGCCAGTCCATGATAACCGGGCAGGTCACCGGCACCGATCTGGAAATGAGCAATGCTTACGTAGGCAGTGCAAAGAGTACCTTTTTCGGCAAGATTCCCTTGACACGCAATTCAATGAACTACGACCTCAGCGCCCTTGTCCCAGGGACGGAGGATCTCGTCGGAAACAGGTTCGGTCAGAACTGCACCGGCACAAACAGCGACGCTTCCGCACGTACGCTGTATAACTCCAGACTGGCTGTTTATGGCGTTCAGGATGACCTCTTGGGCACGGTTGTGGAGAAGATTGTTGGGGGACAGGACGCCACCAGAACGAACCCGATTATCGTTCGTCTCTACTCGGACAGGGCTTTTACCTTCACCGGAACCTGCACGTATCCGGCTCAGAACGGCACCTCGATCACTGAGGCTATAAACATCTCTGTTTCAAAGGGATGGAATGCCCTGGTGTCCTCCACCACTGGGACTGCGCTGGATCTTCGCAATGTCAGCACCGACAACCGCGTTCAGCTGGTCTTCGAGAGTGCAACTCCAAGTGTAACCGTGCTGCTTAATCCCAAGACGGTGCAGCTTACGACGGACAGCCCCGTTACGGTTGACGCAGAAGTTGTACAGGTTGGCGGCTACACCGGCACCATTCATCTCTCCACAAATATTCCAGGGCTTACGGTCGAGCCTGCAGTTCTTACCTTGCCAGCGCTCCCTAAGCTCAGCGCACAGTCAACTTCGAACGAGCCCCACCAGGAGCGGGTCCATCAACTTGGCCTGAAGCCTCAACTGGTAGCGACCAAGCTGACGTTTCAGTACAGCGGTACGGACAACCGCACTTCCTCTTTCCAGCTGATCGTCAAGGACGCCGCGGGTAAACAGGTGGGGGCCGGAAACGGCAGTTTGGTCGTCGCTCGCCCGAGCTTCACGCTTTCCACTTCGGGCTACAATCTGCAGCTTCCCCGCAACAGCTCCCTGAAAGTTCCGGTGACGCTGAGTGCCACACAGAACTTCACAGGTGACGTCACGGTAAGCGCAACTGACCTTCCGGCTGGCGTGACTGTAACGCCCATCACCTTGAAGCTCAACGGCTCCGCCTACGGCGAGGTCACCCTGACGAGCGACTCGTCCGTAGCACCCGGCACCTACCCGATCACCCTGACGGCCAATGGCGGGGGCAAAAGCTCGTCGGCCAAGGTTAATCTGGTCGTGCCCAAGCCAAGTGTCAACGTCAGCGTAGGGACCTATTCTGCCTATGTTTCTCGTGAGGGAGAGGCAAGTATTTCAGTCAACGTTTCCAGCGTGAACGGCTTTGATGGAACGACCACCCTTACTCTTGCCGACCTTCCCACTGGCGTTACGGCAACTCCTGTAACCGCGCAGGTCAGTCCCACCACCAGCACGACCGTCAAAATTCCAGTGACAGCTGCCGCAGCTGCGGTGCTCGGGACTTACACAGTTAAGGTCTCAACCCCCGACCTGTCGTCGACCAGCCACAACGCCTCGTTCCAGCTGAGTGTCATGCCCAAACGCGTCCTGGTGGGAAGCTCTGCGTCCAGCCTGACGCCGTCCGGGACTGGCGTGTGGCTGGTTACAGGAAGTGCGTACAATTCAACCACGTACAAGACCGACACCACTGTGAGCCGTTATGTCTCCGGCAAGCAGTCCGCGAGCGTTACCCTGGCGGACATGTCCTCGCCTCGTCTGCTGCCAAAAGCGGACGGTAGCGTGCTGGCCATGGGTTATTACAGTGGGACCAGTGCGTTCACCGTCAGTACCACTGGGACGGCCACTGCCACCACGCACCCATTCTCGAGCAACGACACGATTGCTGGTGTCCCTGATACAAAAGGTCGCATCTGGTTCATCCAGCGGGCCTCCACTGGAGTGGGTGGCATGACCACCGGGCTTGCCCACTGGGACCCGGCCACTGGCACCGTTGTTCAGGTGGACTCGGCCACCAACTATGGGTATTCCCAGAGTGGGCAGTTTGTCGTCAGCCCTGATGGGACAACCCTGCTCTTCGTTCCCTCCTACTCGGGGAGCACGAACAAAGTTGTCAAGATCAATGCTGCAGCCGGGACAATCTCCACAATCGACCTGATCAGCTCCTACAGCTTTGCCATCGACAAGGCGGGGACCATCTGGATGACGGACTACAATCAGCTGAAGCGGCTCAATGCTGACGGCAGCATCACGACATTCACCAACCTTTCCCTTGACGGCGGCCCTCAACTTATCGGGTTCGACAGGAGTGCTTCACATATCCTCTGGGGCCGAAGCTACAGCGGGGTTGTCAAAATCGACACCACGGCCCTCTCAGCAACCAAGATCATGCTTACCGGTAATATCTCGGGAGCCGTCGCCATGGACAATGGCGGCATCAGCGTAATGACTTCCGAGTACACGGGCCAAAGCAGTTACTACCTCTCTACTCTGGAATAATCTTCCGCCAGCTAAAGCGCATTGGGGGTCACAACACCCCCGATGCGCTTTATTTATTTCCTGTCACTCCATTTTGATATCGAACACTGGCACAGGTGTTTTGTCACCAGCTTCGTCGGTGGAAAGCTGTGGGACAGGGTCTTGGACTGCCAAAGATGACATGGATACGGTGGAACCAGCATCAGCCTGAGGCATCTTCGGCGGAACAATAGGTGTGCTTTCGTCAATGGGCTGGTACGGCTGTCCAGGCTTCACCCATTTTGTGCTCAGGGTCGCCGGGGACTGTGGGACTCCCCCTGACGCAGGTGATGGAGCCGCTGAAACTGCAGCCTGCTGCGCAGCACGCAGAATGGCATTGACTTCAGCCGTACTGAGCAGGCCCTTATGTTCCAGGGTGCTGAGAATTCCCAGCGCCAGCCTCCGGAGGTATTCGGCTTCCTGAAGGGGGTCGCGGTCGTGCGGACGGGTCATGGCATCAGGGTAGCGCTCCAACCCTGAGAAGAGAGCAGGGCAGGACACCTGCCCGTGGCGCGGAGGCTGACTTGAGCGTATGCTGCCCGTTCGGGTAACACGTCTGAACAGGGTTGGTGCACGGCGGCCAGACCATCATGGGTGTTATTCTTAAGAAGTCTGAAAAGGTGGCGTGAACACTCACCCACACGGTAACGCGCCGGTCATCCCTCGTGGGGCGGCGTGACGGGCATGAGACGTTCAGGAGGACTTTGGAATGTACCGAGGAAGAGAGGGGCAGTGGGCGTTCCTGCTTCACCGCCTGTCGGGGCTGGCGATTCTGGCTTACTTGCTGCTGCACGTGTTCAGCATCGGTTCGCACATTTTCGGCGAGCGTTTTTATATGGCAATCCACGAGACGTATGATCTGCCGGTCTTCCGCGTGGGTCTGATCTTTATTGTGGCGGGCGTGGTGTACCACGCTTTCAACGGCCTGCGCATCATCGTCATGGACTTTACCGGTGCGGGCGTCGCCTACCAGCGCCAGATGTTCTATGTGGTTCTGGCCATCACCGTGCTGGCCACGGCGTACTCGGCCTACCGCCTGTACCCCCGCCTGATGGGAGGCTACTGATGATCCGCGCGCGGACCTTCACGGACGCCCGTCAGCAGTCACACAGCAATGCTGAGCTGAACTGGTGGATCTTCATGCGGGTCAGCGGGCTGATCCTGGTGTTCCTGGTGCTGGGGCATATCTACATGACCTTTATCCAGGTCAGCGAATCGGACGCCACCTTCGACGCGGTGGTGGCCAAGCTCAGCAACCCTGCCTGGAAGTTCTACGACTGGATGATTCTGTTTCTGTCCCTGCTGCACGGTGCAAACGGCGCACGGTACTCGATTGAGGACTACATCCGTTCGCGTCCGAACCGTGCGTGGGTCAAGACCATTTTCTACACGGTCATCGCGGTGGTGTTCGCATTCGGCACGATCGGCCTGATCTCCATTTGACGCGTGGCGTTTTTCCTAAAGGACTTTAAATATGCATCATCGTTATGACGTTCTGGTGGTCGGGGCAGGCGGCGCCGGCCTGATGGCCGCCCTGTACGCCGCCAAGGGCAACGTGTCCGTGGCGTGCATCAGCAAGCTCTACCCCACCCGCTCGCATACCGGCGCCGCCCAGGGTGGCATCGGGGCAGCGCTCGGCAACGTGGCCGAGGATCACTGGGAATGGCACATGTTCGACACGGTCAAGGGCGGCGACTACCTGACCGACCAGGACGCCGCCGAGGTGTTCGCCAAGGACATCATCGACGCCGTGTACGAGCTCGAGCACATGGGGCTGCCGTTCTCCCGCACTCCAGAGGGCAAGATCGCGCAGCGCAAGTTCGGTGGCCACACCCGTGATTTCGGCAAGGCCGCCGTGGAGCGCAGCTGCTACGCAAAAGACCGCACCGGGCACATGATCCTGCAGACGCTGTACCAACAGAACGTCAAGTCCGGGACCACCTTCTACAACGAGTATCACGTCACCGATCTGCTGATCGAGAACGGACGCTGCCGCGGCGTCGTGGCCTACGATCTGGCCAGTGGCGAGCTGCACACCTTCCACGCCAAGGCCGTGATTCTGGCGGCGGGGGGGTACGGCAAGGTCTTCAAGATCACGTCCAACGCCCTGACCCTGACCGGCGACCTGATGAGCATCTATTACCGCAAGGGTCTGCCGCTCGAAGACATGGAGTTCTACCAGTTCCACCCGACCGGACTGGCCAAGCTGGGCATTCTGGTCACCGAAGGGATTCGCGGTGAGGGTGGGATCCTGCGCAACGCCAACGGAGAGCGCTTCATGGAGCGCTACGCCCCGACCATCAAGGACCTCGCGCCGCGTGACATCGTGTCGCGCAGCATCGTGACCGAGATCCGCGAGGGCCGTGGCGTGGGCCTGGACAAGGACGCCGTACATATCGACCTGACTCACCTGCCGCGCGAGGTCATCGAAGGGAAGCTGGCCGAGATCACGGACCTGGCGCGCACCTACCTGGGCCAGGACCCGGTCAAGGACCTGGTGGCCATTCAGCCCACGGCGCACTACGCCATGGGTGGAATCCCCACCGACCTCAACGGGCTGTGCCTGAGCGACGGTCTGGGGGGCACCGTAGAAGGACTGTACGCGGCCGGTGAACAGGCCTGTGTATCGCTGCACGGCGCCAACCGTCTGGGCACCAACAGCCTGGGCGACCTGATCGTGTTCGGCCGCCGCGCCGGCACCTACGCCGCGCAGTATGCCCGGCAGGTGGAATTTGCCGATCTGCCGGACAACCCGCTGCGCGAAAGCGAGGAGATGTTCGACACCTTGCGCGCTTCCAAGGGCAGTGACAATGCCGCCACCATCCGCAAGGAGCTGCAGGAGTCGATGATGAACAATGTCGGCATCTTCCGCAACGGCCCGGATATGGAGCGTCAGGTGGGCATCATTCAGGAGCTCAAGGCGCGCTACCGCAACGTTGGCGTTTCTGACCCGAGCCGCCGCTATAACAGTGAGCTGATCGAGGCTATGGAACTCAGCTTCATGCTTGACTGTGCTGAGGCCATGACCAGCAGTGCGCTCAACCGCACGGAGTCACGTGGCGCACACGACCGCGAGGACTACCGTGAGCGTGATGATTCCAACTGGCTCAAGCACACCATGGCCTACAAGGACCTGAACAACGACGGCAATGTCGTGATCGGGTACAAGGATGTGGCCCTCAAGGGCTTCACGCGTGCCTTTGAGCCCAAACCCCGCGTGTACTGAGAAAGATCAGTCGTCATCAGGTCTTTCCCGAAAGGACGCTTCATGACCCAGACCCATGCAAACAGCGCCGCCGCACCCGCCACGACGGTGGAGATGGTGAATCTGAACGTCAAGATTCTGCGCTTCAACCCCGAAACCGACAAGAAAGCCCACTGGGATACCTATCAGGTGCAGGCCCAGCCCAGCGACCGCGTATTGGACGTGCTGAATAACATCAAGTGGTACCACGAGCCCAGCCTGATCTTCCGCCGTTCATGCGGGCACGGGATCTGCGGCTCGGACGCTATGCTCATCAGCGGCCGAAACCGGCTGGCCTGCAAGACGCTGGTGCGTGACGTGGCCAAGGACGGCGGCACCATCACCGTGGAGCCGATCCGTGGCCTGAAGGTCGAGCGCGACCTGCTGGTCGACATGGAGCCGTTCTTCGACTCCTACAAGGCCATCATGCCGTACTTCATCAACGAGTCGCCGGCCCCGGCCGGGGAACGTTACCAGAGCGAACTGGACGCAGAACGCATGGAGCACTCCAGCAACTGCATTCTGTGCGCGTGCTGCACGACCAGCTGCCCCATCTTCTGGGTCAACGGTGCTTACCTGGGCCCAGCTGCGATCGTTCAGGCGCACCGCTTCATTTTCGACAGCCGCGACGAGGCCACCCATCAGCGACTGAACATCATGAACCAGAACACCGGTGTGTGGCGCTGCCGCACGGCCTACAACTGCACGGAAGCCTGCCCCCGTGACATTCCGATCACCACACTGATCGAGGAAGTCAAACGGGCCATCATGTTCCAGCAGTCCTGAGTTCTTCCGAACTTTAGTTTCCGTGTCCCCGGTTGCCCCGCGCAGCTGGGGATCTGCTATTCGAGGATGATCCGCGTTGGATATGGATGGTGCCGAAGCCCCACCAACCCAGCGTGTTCGTATCCGGCACGGCGACCTGGATGAAGAGGTCCGGTTGCGAAGCCAGGCTCCAAGTCCACCTGCGTCCTTCAACCACCGCAGCCAGCAGCTGCAATTCACGCGTCTGTCTATGTGCGAGAACCAATGGACCTCGCACTTTTCAGACCCACGATTCTGTCAGAGACACACTTCTTCCCTATCCTGGTAGCCAGAAGCCAGACAGACCTATGAGCAAGGACAGCTCACGCGCGTGGTCTCGAGAATCATTTGGGCCATATCTGGCCTGTTTCGATCCAGGCCAGTGGGACCGGCTCCCTCTCTGCGGACCTGCCCCCTCCGGGAAGCGGTCAGACTACTTGTGCGATCCCCTGTCAAGCTGTTCGAATGTACCGACCATCTCCCCCTGTGTGGAAGACAAAACGTGGTCCCCACAAGTTCGCCGGACCATTTCTATGGCCGCATCGGAAGGCAGTCCGGCCTGCATGAGCAGGCGTGCAACCACCAACCCGGCATGCCCCTGCCCGAGGCGGCTCACCGCGACCACCTGCCGGCCATCGAGCAAGGCGTCCATCAGTTATCGAGATAGGCCACAAAGCTTTCCTGGTCTTCGGGCCAGCCCAGCCATGGGAGTGCGAAGGACACCACTCCCAACCCCGCCTTCCCCGCATGGTCTGCAAGGTCGGTGGTGTCCGGAGCGTCCTCATCAAGCAATAAAGCCACCAGGCCAGCGCCCTCCCGGGCCAGTGCCGCCCATTCCTGCGCTGTTTGTAGCCTGGTATCGGCGCACAGGCCCAGCTGTCCTGGCCATACTGCGGTGGGCAACCAGGCCACCAGACCTGAGTCGGTCCGGTGGGTCACGACTGCGCCTCACGGAGCCAGCGGGAAGCATCCATGGCGTGATAGGTGATGATCGCATCGGCACCTGCACGCCGCATGCTGGTCAGTGTTTCCAGCACGGTGCGCCGCTCGTCCATGAAGCCAAGCTGCGCCGCCGCTTTGACAAGAGCGTATTCGCCGCTGACGTTGTAGGCCACCACCGGCAGATCGAACTCGTCGCGCAGAAGTTTCAGGACATCCAGGTAAGCCAGGGCGGGCTTGACCATCAGGGTGTCAGCGCCCTGCTCGACATCCAGCCGGGCCTCACGGAGGGCTTCACGGTGCCCGCCGGCGGGGTCCATCTGGTAGGTACCGCGGTGACCCAAGCTGGGCGCGCTGCCGGCGGCGTCCCGGAACGGGCCGTAATAGGCGCTGGCATACTTCACGGCGTAGCTCATCACCGGAATATGAGTAAAGCCGGCCGCGTCCAGCGCAGAGCGGATCGCTGCCACCATGCCGTCCATCATGGCGCTGGGCGCAATGACATCGGCCCCGGCCTGCGCCTGTGACACCGCGGTGCGGGCCAGCAGTTCAAGGCTGGGATCGTTGTCCACGGTCCAGGCGTCGGCCCCGGTCTGGCCCGGAACCTCGCACAGGGGCCCGCAGTGCCCGTGGTCGGTGTACTCGCACAGGCAGGTATCAGCAATCACGGTTACCTGTGGCACCTGGGCCTTGATGGCCCGCGCCGCCTGCTGCACGACGCCTTCCTCGGCGTAGGCCTGGGTGCCCAGGGCATCCTTATGATCTGGAATACCGAACAGGATGACACTGGGGATCCCCAGCGACAGCGCCAGGCGGGCCTGTTCAACAGCCCCCTGGACGCTGTGCCGGCTCACCCCGGGCATGGTGGAAACAGGATGTTCGTCTTCGCGTTCGTGAACGAAGATCGGATGAATGAAATGCTCGGGACTGAGATGAACCTCGCGCGTCATGGCGCGCAGGGCAGGGGTTCGGCGCAGGCGGCGGGGACGGACTTGCATTCGCCTACGCTAGCGCCACGGGGGCGGGACGAATGCAACGCCGCCCCTCAGAGGGGCGGCTTCAGGCGCTGCCGAGCAGACGGCGCACCGCGAAGCGCACACGGCCCAGGTTGGCCACGTCGTCGAAAGCGGCCAGCAGGACCTGATCGCCGTGGGGGGTCAGCAGCACCGGTCCGCCTTCGACGTCCAGCATCAGCTCGGTCCAGGTGGACGCGCCGGTCGCACTGCGCAGGCTGGCGATCACGGCGCGCCCGGAGGCCACCAGCACGCCCAGCTGCGCCGCGTGATCTGCGCCGATGCCGGCACTGGTCAGAACGTGCCCCTCGGCGTCCATCAGGGCGGCGTGCCGGATGCCACGCACTTCCAGGAGCGGGCCGATCATACGCGCTCCGTCCGGGGCAGGTCACGCAGGTCCAGAGCCAGCCGGGCCAGGGCCTGCTGGATGGAACGGGTATCGCTGCCACGCAGCATGACCGCCCCCACGGTGTAGTCACC
Proteins encoded in this window:
- the leuB gene encoding 3-isopropylmalate dehydrogenase, which codes for MPKIVTLPGDGIGPEVTAAAVEVLREVAPDVTIEEHAIGGGAYDTYGDPLPQRTRDALEDADAALLGTVGGAHNSPWNTLPRHLRPESGLLALRKMLGCYANLRPVRVQPGLEHLSPLKPELARGVDILIVRELLGGIYFDGDRKIEGDTAYNTMRYTTAEVERVAKVAFWAAEQRKGRVTSVDKANVLEVSELWRRDVQALRDREYRSIHLNHEYVDSVAMLIVANPGRYDVIVTENLFGDILSDLAAVIPGSLGLMPSASLGDGTGLFEPIHGSAPDISGQGIANPAAAIMSVGMMLRHGLQRGDAANVVDRAVALALREHPTRDLGGRADTRTFTRTVLDAMGTPAVG
- a CDS encoding 3-isopropylmalate dehydratase small subunit; translation: MPRVHVFARDHINTDEIIPARHLTSDIEAELAPYAMEDYDRDFAKRVQPGDIIVAGADFGCGSSREHAVWALRGAGVGAVIAPNFARIYYRNSINNGFLALECEGIVEAFQDGDEANLDLKGGTITNLRSGQTLTFVPVPQFALDVQKAGGWLEYMRAQAPADAGSAPSTQPRKENAHA
- a CDS encoding homoaconitate hydratase family protein, producing the protein MGMTIAEKILAAHSGHDQVVPGQLIECATDWVLCHEITTPAALRMLEERGMDQVFNPDQIMAVPDHSVPAMNIKAAKMYQKLKSWVQEKGIKHFYDVGRGGIAHVVLENTGLVRPGQTLVSGDSHTCNAGALGMFATGVGSTDLAGAIYAGKVWFKVPETMLIRVTGQTQPGVTPKDIVLEVIKRIGADGANYLVMEWVGEYIDRLDMEGRFTLTNMAIEAGGKTGIVAVDDTTRSYLQQRGVQPGEYTEYASDPDAEYKVVINIDASVVEPTVAYPHIPSNGRVAGSDRIAVTHAYVGSCTNGRIGDLREVARILKGRKVADGVQMIVVPATQAIWKQAAQEGLMEIFVDAGASVSYPSCGACLGMHSGVLGPDDVCISSSNRNFVGRMGDPSAQIYLASPATVAASAVSGFISDPREYNGEAAD
- a CDS encoding succinate dehydrogenase hydrophobic membrane anchor subunit, yielding MIRARTFTDARQQSHSNAELNWWIFMRVSGLILVFLVLGHIYMTFIQVSESDATFDAVVAKLSNPAWKFYDWMILFLSLLHGANGARYSIEDYIRSRPNRAWVKTIFYTVIAVVFAFGTIGLISI
- the sdhA gene encoding succinate dehydrogenase flavoprotein subunit; translation: MHHRYDVLVVGAGGAGLMAALYAAKGNVSVACISKLYPTRSHTGAAQGGIGAALGNVAEDHWEWHMFDTVKGGDYLTDQDAAEVFAKDIIDAVYELEHMGLPFSRTPEGKIAQRKFGGHTRDFGKAAVERSCYAKDRTGHMILQTLYQQNVKSGTTFYNEYHVTDLLIENGRCRGVVAYDLASGELHTFHAKAVILAAGGYGKVFKITSNALTLTGDLMSIYYRKGLPLEDMEFYQFHPTGLAKLGILVTEGIRGEGGILRNANGERFMERYAPTIKDLAPRDIVSRSIVTEIREGRGVGLDKDAVHIDLTHLPREVIEGKLAEITDLARTYLGQDPVKDLVAIQPTAHYAMGGIPTDLNGLCLSDGLGGTVEGLYAAGEQACVSLHGANRLGTNSLGDLIVFGRRAGTYAAQYARQVEFADLPDNPLRESEEMFDTLRASKGSDNAATIRKELQESMMNNVGIFRNGPDMERQVGIIQELKARYRNVGVSDPSRRYNSELIEAMELSFMLDCAEAMTSSALNRTESRGAHDREDYRERDDSNWLKHTMAYKDLNNDGNVVIGYKDVALKGFTRAFEPKPRVY
- a CDS encoding succinate dehydrogenase iron-sulfur subunit, with the translated sequence MTQTHANSAAAPATTVEMVNLNVKILRFNPETDKKAHWDTYQVQAQPSDRVLDVLNNIKWYHEPSLIFRRSCGHGICGSDAMLISGRNRLACKTLVRDVAKDGGTITVEPIRGLKVERDLLVDMEPFFDSYKAIMPYFINESPAPAGERYQSELDAERMEHSSNCILCACCTTSCPIFWVNGAYLGPAAIVQAHRFIFDSRDEATHQRLNIMNQNTGVWRCRTAYNCTEACPRDIPITTLIEEVKRAIMFQQS